A region of Polyangiaceae bacterium DNA encodes the following proteins:
- a CDS encoding esterase, translating to MHENLQASVLFDDAWNVDSAQPRCTELGIILFVCHNARTLRSADSLLLTRRNLLAALGGLSLAGCRKSAPPTSTADGRWRDLSFPPPDEQRALLLVPPSSHPLPVLVALHGRGESGRGLEVGAKAWRDDYGLDKLDTRLRAGSLTAADLGEMVLPDRLGRLNESLKKNPYEGLVVACPYTPDLKDRSPNGAAPFAQFVRESLLPRARTESKSSSTRENTGIDGVSMGGRLALLVGFLHADVFGAVGALQPAIKVEEAPMFAAMAKRATHGKKLAIRLVSSDGDPFLGAVRALSKALEDLSVPHDLVVTPGPHDYAWNRGPGGAEMLLWHERVLRGLPGP from the coding sequence ATGCATGAAAACCTCCAAGCAAGCGTGCTCTTCGATGATGCCTGGAATGTCGATTCCGCGCAACCGCGATGTACCGAACTTGGCATCATTCTTTTCGTCTGTCACAATGCACGCACATTGCGTTCCGCCGACTCGCTCCTGCTAACTCGTCGCAACCTCCTTGCAGCCCTTGGTGGGCTTTCATTGGCTGGCTGCCGAAAATCCGCTCCTCCCACTTCGACGGCGGATGGCCGGTGGCGTGACCTTTCGTTTCCGCCCCCCGACGAGCAACGTGCCCTTTTGCTCGTGCCGCCGTCATCGCATCCCTTGCCCGTCCTCGTTGCATTGCATGGTCGCGGAGAATCCGGCCGAGGGCTCGAAGTGGGCGCGAAAGCTTGGCGTGATGATTATGGCCTCGACAAACTCGATACGCGCCTGCGCGCAGGATCGCTCACGGCGGCAGATCTTGGCGAAATGGTTCTCCCGGACAGACTCGGGCGGCTCAATGAATCATTGAAAAAGAATCCCTACGAAGGGCTCGTCGTGGCGTGTCCATATACGCCCGACCTGAAAGATCGTTCGCCGAACGGAGCAGCTCCATTTGCTCAATTCGTGCGAGAATCGCTGCTTCCGCGCGCGCGGACCGAAAGCAAGAGCTCGTCCACACGAGAAAACACGGGAATCGATGGCGTGAGTATGGGAGGCCGCCTGGCCTTGCTCGTCGGCTTTTTGCATGCCGATGTCTTTGGCGCCGTAGGAGCTTTGCAGCCTGCCATCAAAGTCGAAGAGGCGCCCATGTTTGCAGCGATGGCCAAGCGCGCGACGCACGGCAAAAAACTCGCCATTCGCCTCGTGTCGAGCGACGGTGATCCGTTTTTGGGGGCCGTTCGAGCTCTCTCGAAGGCGCTCGAAGATTTGTCCGTTCCGCACGACCTCGTCGTGACGCCCGGACCGCACGATTACGCGTGGAATCGAGGTCCCGGTGGGGCAGAAATGTTGCTGTGGCACGAGCGCGTGCTTCGAGGGCTACCGGGGCCCTGA
- a CDS encoding ferritin-like domain-containing protein → MTDEKNDAKFGTSRLRGIDIPGIIEEHACLEVFMHHAKQLGIRLASLLFATGLASASAIIGCGSEVSEGGSTSGSGGSGSGSSGSSGSSSGAPMCFSGDAPVRQCFTLEQLENALNFPPGEPLDPDAGPPDGGYVMFTECPDPSMARNGCCNPGVAGPEIEGDLCCYYFCEGPCCGRAFTIDGHARVADTTERDDWCADWSSETNDIDDVTRGALADAWRADAQMEHASVASFARFTLELLALGAPADLVAASQLASLDEVEHARLCFALASRFSGQAHGPGPLDMAGALRGTSLAECAGFAVIEGCIGETIAALTARAQLDVAKDEDARRALLRIAEDEEAHAALAWRFVAWALSMGGAPVRAAVARAFDEGMRKVRAHRNADAVGIDEVAWRHFGRLTAAEMDRATADALEEAIAPNARLLLEQAGTIAEKRTRQALSAESNTFA, encoded by the coding sequence GTGACAGACGAAAAGAATGATGCCAAGTTCGGTACATCGCGGTTGCGCGGAATCGACATTCCAGGCATCATCGAAGAGCACGCTTGCTTGGAGGTTTTCATGCATCACGCCAAACAATTGGGAATTCGTCTTGCGTCACTTCTTTTTGCTACGGGCCTCGCCAGCGCGTCTGCAATCATTGGATGCGGGAGCGAAGTGTCGGAGGGGGGATCGACGTCCGGCAGTGGGGGCAGCGGGTCCGGATCGAGCGGATCGAGCGGATCGAGCTCGGGTGCACCGATGTGCTTTTCGGGAGACGCGCCAGTCCGGCAATGCTTCACGCTGGAACAATTGGAAAATGCGCTCAATTTTCCGCCCGGCGAACCGCTCGATCCCGACGCGGGTCCGCCTGACGGCGGATACGTCATGTTCACGGAATGCCCCGACCCCTCGATGGCGCGAAACGGGTGTTGCAATCCCGGCGTGGCGGGTCCGGAAATCGAAGGGGATCTTTGTTGTTATTACTTCTGCGAGGGACCGTGCTGCGGCCGAGCCTTTACCATTGATGGTCATGCGCGCGTCGCCGATACGACCGAGCGCGACGATTGGTGTGCAGATTGGTCGTCCGAGACAAACGACATCGATGACGTCACGCGCGGGGCGCTCGCGGATGCGTGGCGCGCGGATGCGCAAATGGAGCATGCTTCGGTGGCGTCGTTTGCGCGGTTCACGCTGGAGCTCTTGGCGCTCGGTGCGCCGGCCGATCTCGTCGCGGCATCGCAATTGGCGTCGCTCGACGAAGTGGAGCATGCGCGGCTTTGTTTTGCGCTGGCGTCGCGTTTTTCGGGACAAGCTCACGGGCCAGGGCCGCTCGATATGGCGGGCGCATTGCGAGGGACTTCGCTTGCCGAATGCGCGGGTTTTGCGGTGATCGAGGGTTGCATTGGAGAAACCATTGCGGCGCTGACGGCGCGCGCGCAGCTCGATGTGGCGAAAGACGAGGACGCACGGCGGGCGCTTTTGCGCATTGCGGAGGACGAAGAGGCGCACGCGGCATTGGCGTGGCGATTCGTGGCGTGGGCGCTATCGATGGGAGGTGCGCCGGTGCGAGCGGCGGTGGCTCGAGCGTTCGACGAGGGAATGCGGAAGGTGCGAGCACACCGGAATGCCGATGCGGTGGGCATTGATGAAGTTGCGTGGCGGCATTTTGGAAGGCTGACGGCTGCGGAAATGGATCGCGCTACGGCGGATGCGCTGGAGGAAGCGATTGCACCGAATGCGCGGCTGCTTTTGGAACAGGCTGGGACGATTGCGGAAAAGCGGACGCGTCAGGCGCTTTCCGCGGAATCGAATACATTCGCGTAG
- a CDS encoding peptidoglycan DD-metalloendopeptidase family protein, producing MKRRTSFALVMLLALVSSAASGSSPIDGSPVRASHAVSDFERLILRIDDEQRALQAELVTIDPRLETVRKRMLARGRAYYRHVHAGLLPVGEGFDALVDHAAKVERVRRALERDIAQEADLIKRKDVIRQRLERLAAERAPLDVQREAMLRAKRALDAEEERRAAFARAFESSTRPDYVAIYGADSGPRDGDTRLDFAAQKGRLHFPVAGRAEVRRSNRHGVSGIELVTQLAAAVRSVAAGHVVFADRYDAYGLTVIVDHGDRYYSVYANLGGTDARVGDKIAAGARVGTSPSAGQSEAVYFEIRRGSVPEDPGPWLGM from the coding sequence ATGAAACGTCGTACATCGTTCGCTTTGGTGATGCTGCTGGCGCTCGTCTCGAGCGCTGCGAGCGGGAGCAGCCCGATCGATGGATCGCCTGTGCGTGCGTCTCACGCCGTTTCGGATTTCGAGCGCTTGATCTTGCGAATCGACGACGAACAGCGAGCTCTCCAAGCTGAGCTCGTGACGATCGATCCGCGCCTCGAAACCGTGCGCAAACGCATGCTCGCGCGTGGCCGAGCTTATTACCGCCACGTGCATGCGGGCCTTTTGCCCGTGGGCGAAGGTTTCGATGCACTCGTCGATCACGCGGCGAAAGTCGAGCGAGTACGCCGGGCTCTCGAACGCGACATCGCGCAAGAAGCTGATCTCATCAAACGAAAAGACGTGATTCGCCAGCGTCTCGAACGCCTCGCTGCCGAACGAGCACCGCTCGACGTGCAGCGCGAGGCCATGCTGCGCGCCAAACGAGCGCTCGATGCCGAGGAAGAGCGACGAGCCGCGTTTGCTCGGGCGTTCGAATCGTCGACGAGGCCCGACTACGTAGCGATTTACGGAGCGGACTCGGGGCCTCGCGACGGTGACACGCGCCTTGACTTTGCCGCACAGAAAGGGCGCCTACATTTCCCCGTGGCCGGCCGAGCTGAAGTTCGTCGGTCGAACAGGCATGGGGTGAGCGGCATCGAGCTTGTGACTCAGCTTGCAGCCGCTGTGCGTAGTGTGGCGGCTGGCCATGTCGTGTTTGCCGATCGTTATGATGCGTACGGTCTAACGGTCATTGTGGATCATGGTGATCGTTATTACAGCGTATACGCGAATCTTGGCGGAACGGATGCTCGAGTGGGCGACAAGATTGCGGCGGGGGCGCGTGTGGGCACGTCGCCGTCGGCGGGACAGAGCGAGGCGGTGTATTTCGAGATTCGGCGCGGATCGGTACCGGAGGATCCTGGGCCTTGGCTGGGGATGTGA
- a CDS encoding ABC transporter permease gives MSNDRYSVRVPMRAWRPGRGDMRTHLHTIFSLAVAFVCLAASLLVVTNLSAVRERWSHAGRATVYLRDNATDQEVTELIAALEKTQGIRRVRHVTSAQARREVVVDETDSALASLPASAFPASLELGFTDEVADQDLQAIALKLQALPAVETVETYRRWTERLSSLLSGGVTASAALAIVVMCAVFSVISSTMRLLLSRRRIEVEVLRLVGATNSFVRQPFVIEGAMQGAAGAAAAIALLGMLFMLVRGRFDQELANLLGLSPSFLPWTVSVGFVLLGGLLGATTALVSLRRMGPV, from the coding sequence ATGTCGAATGATCGATACAGCGTGCGCGTGCCGATGCGAGCCTGGCGACCTGGGCGCGGTGACATGCGCACCCACCTGCACACGATTTTTTCTCTGGCCGTCGCCTTCGTTTGTCTCGCAGCATCGCTGCTCGTCGTGACAAACCTTTCCGCCGTGCGCGAGCGTTGGTCTCACGCGGGCCGAGCCACGGTGTATCTGCGCGACAACGCGACGGACCAGGAAGTCACCGAGCTCATCGCAGCGCTCGAAAAAACCCAAGGAATCCGGCGCGTTCGTCACGTCACGAGCGCGCAGGCGCGTCGCGAAGTCGTCGTGGACGAGACGGACTCGGCCCTTGCGTCGCTTCCTGCAAGCGCGTTTCCCGCGTCGCTCGAGCTTGGATTCACCGACGAAGTCGCCGATCAAGACTTGCAAGCCATCGCGCTCAAGCTCCAAGCGCTTCCAGCGGTCGAGACCGTCGAGACGTACAGGCGCTGGACCGAACGCCTCTCGTCGCTGTTGAGCGGCGGCGTCACCGCGAGTGCTGCGCTGGCGATCGTCGTCATGTGCGCCGTCTTCAGCGTCATCAGCTCCACGATGCGCCTGCTCCTCAGCCGGCGTCGCATCGAAGTCGAAGTGCTACGCTTGGTTGGAGCGACAAACTCGTTTGTGCGCCAACCGTTCGTGATCGAAGGAGCCATGCAGGGAGCAGCGGGCGCTGCGGCGGCAATTGCGCTGCTTGGCATGCTCTTCATGCTCGTTCGAGGTCGCTTCGATCAGGAGCTTGCGAACTTGCTCGGCCTTTCGCCTTCGTTTTTGCCTTGGACCGTCAGCGTGGGATTCGTGTTGCTCGGCGGACTCCTCGGTGCGACCACCGCACTCGTCAGCCTCCGCCGGATGGGGCCCGTGTGA
- the ftsE gene encoding cell division ATP-binding protein FtsE translates to MAAFSPRNLFRPALRPGHRFDPLAAPRPILVFEDVHKAYRSDQPVLKGMSLTIERGEFVFITGPSGSGKSTLLRLVHRIEQADEGRILFLGRDISRLKEEAIPALRRNIGYVFQDFKLVPSWTVADNVAVALEVVGLPPKLVRARVGEALERVGLAGRGDEQAKRLSGGEQQRVAIARAIVGEPALILADEPTGNLDPQLAFDILGLFEDIHETGATVLFATHDRTLLDVRPRRVIVLEDGKATDAPNGLGAEDSGEHLALNLVA, encoded by the coding sequence ATGGCGGCTTTTTCTCCGCGCAACCTGTTTCGACCGGCTCTCAGACCAGGGCATCGATTCGATCCTCTGGCAGCACCTCGACCCATCCTCGTCTTCGAGGATGTCCACAAGGCGTACCGCTCCGACCAACCCGTGCTCAAGGGTATGTCGCTCACGATCGAGCGGGGTGAGTTCGTCTTCATCACGGGGCCTTCGGGCTCGGGCAAGAGCACCTTATTGCGGCTCGTGCATCGGATCGAGCAGGCGGACGAAGGTCGCATTCTGTTTCTCGGTCGCGACATCAGTCGCCTCAAAGAAGAAGCAATCCCAGCCCTGCGACGCAACATCGGCTACGTCTTCCAAGACTTCAAGCTCGTTCCGAGCTGGACTGTCGCGGACAACGTCGCCGTCGCGCTCGAAGTCGTCGGCTTGCCTCCAAAGCTCGTCCGAGCACGCGTGGGCGAAGCGCTCGAGCGCGTTGGTCTCGCTGGACGCGGTGACGAACAAGCCAAACGCTTGTCGGGCGGCGAGCAACAACGCGTGGCGATCGCCCGAGCCATCGTCGGAGAACCGGCGCTCATTCTCGCGGACGAACCCACGGGCAACCTCGATCCTCAACTCGCCTTCGACATCCTCGGGCTCTTCGAGGACATCCACGAAACGGGCGCTACCGTTCTCTTTGCGACGCACGATCGCACGCTGCTCGATGTGCGCCCGCGTCGCGTGATCGTGCTCGAAGACGGTAAAGCCACCGATGCACCGAATGGGCTCGGCGCCGAAGATTCGGGCGAACACCTCGCGCTCAACTTGGTGGCGTAG